From a single Sphingosinicellaceae bacterium genomic region:
- the tolQ gene encoding protein TolQ — translation MQPVAKLATDLSPWALFLQADVVVKLVMLGLLAASIWSWAIIIERSRRLRAINAQAKSFEDWFWKAESLDALYEPAAKAHHPSAKMFVAGMNEWRRSVGRTGSGGKIDREGVRARLTSILGVAIAREIEELGDRLNVLATIGAVAPFVGLFGTVWGIMRSFTGIAASQNTTLAVVAPGIAEALFATAIGLFAAIPAVIGYNRLLHGTGRLEARLSSFAEEFHGLLSRQLDGMEER, via the coding sequence ATGCAACCCGTCGCCAAGCTCGCCACCGACCTCAGCCCCTGGGCGCTGTTCCTGCAGGCCGATGTCGTCGTCAAGCTCGTCATGCTCGGGCTGCTGGCGGCCAGTATCTGGTCCTGGGCGATCATCATCGAGCGCTCGCGGCGGCTGCGCGCCATCAACGCGCAGGCGAAATCGTTCGAGGACTGGTTCTGGAAGGCCGAGAGCCTGGACGCGCTGTATGAACCTGCCGCCAAGGCCCACCACCCGTCCGCCAAGATGTTCGTCGCCGGCATGAACGAGTGGCGGCGTAGCGTCGGCCGCACCGGCTCCGGCGGCAAGATCGACCGCGAGGGCGTCCGCGCCCGCCTGACCTCGATCCTCGGCGTCGCCATCGCCCGCGAGATCGAGGAGCTCGGCGACCGGCTCAACGTGCTCGCCACCATTGGAGCGGTCGCTCCCTTTGTCGGCCTGTTCGGCACCGTGTGGGGCATCATGCGCAGCTTCACCGGCATTGCGGCATCGCAGAACACCACGCTCGCGGTCGTCGCGCCGGGCATCGCGGAGGCGCTGTTCGCCACTGCGATCGGGTTGTTCGCGGCGATCCCCGCGGTCATCGGCTACAACCGCCTGCTCCACGGCACCGGGCGGCTCGAGGCACGGCTCAGCTCGTTCGCTGAGGAATTCCACGGGCTGTTGTCGCGCCAGCTCGACGGCATGGAGGAGCGCTAG
- the tolR gene encoding protein TolR: protein MAEINVTPMVDVMLVLLIIFMVTAPLLVTGVPVDLPDSKASALKSDEAPIQVSINAKGEVFVDEMKIAPDQLSAKLAAIKGVRTDEARVYVRADQGLGYGKVMAVVGEVSASGFKKVALVSQPAKRRP, encoded by the coding sequence ATGGCCGAGATCAACGTCACCCCGATGGTCGACGTGATGCTGGTGTTGCTGATCATCTTCATGGTGACCGCGCCGCTGCTGGTCACCGGGGTTCCTGTCGACCTGCCCGACAGCAAGGCGAGCGCGCTCAAGTCCGACGAGGCCCCGATCCAGGTCTCGATCAACGCCAAGGGGGAGGTCTTCGTCGACGAGATGAAGATCGCCCCCGACCAGCTTTCGGCCAAGCTCGCGGCGATCAAGGGCGTCCGCACCGACGAGGCGCGGGTCTATGTCCGCGCCGACCAGGGCCTCGGCTACGGCAAGGTCATGGCCGTCGTCGGCGAGGTCTCGGCGTCGGGCTTCAAGAAGGTCGCGCTGGTCAGCCAGCCGGCCAAGCGCCGCCCGTGA
- a CDS encoding glycoside hydrolase family 5 protein has protein sequence MLGKDLGGFVKHSETRRWSPAAAHTWHKALPWLVGCNFTPSTAVNQLEMWQAESFDLALIDTELGLAAGLGMNAVRVYLHDLLWWADPIGLQARVDAFLEVADRHGIRTMLVLFDSCWGPNPELGTQAVPTPGVHNSGWVQSPGMAVLGDDRHHARLQDYVTGIVKRFADDPRVLAWDIWNEPDNGPEVALCDPLQLKAKADLVVPLLVAAFGWARDAHPTQPLTSGIWLGDWSVPDLLSPIQQAQTGYSDVISFHNYGTAKNFRQRLKWLKAMGRPLLCTEFMARPVGSTFEAILPLAKKAKVGAFCWGLVQGKTQTHLPWDSWADPRLVDRGEPWFHDIFDKAGVPHDATEVEFIRKLTELEPLKG, from the coding sequence ATGCTCGGCAAGGACCTCGGGGGGTTCGTGAAACATAGCGAGACACGGCGCTGGTCGCCGGCAGCCGCGCATACTTGGCACAAGGCTTTGCCCTGGCTGGTCGGCTGCAATTTCACACCATCAACGGCCGTCAACCAGCTCGAGATGTGGCAGGCCGAGAGCTTCGACCTCGCGCTGATCGACACCGAACTGGGGCTGGCGGCTGGCCTCGGCATGAATGCGGTTCGGGTCTATCTCCACGATCTGTTGTGGTGGGCCGACCCCATTGGTCTCCAGGCGCGCGTCGATGCCTTCCTCGAAGTCGCGGACCGGCACGGCATCCGCACGATGCTGGTGCTGTTCGATTCGTGCTGGGGCCCGAACCCCGAGCTCGGCACGCAGGCCGTGCCGACGCCGGGCGTCCACAACTCCGGCTGGGTGCAGTCGCCCGGCATGGCGGTGCTCGGCGACGATCGTCATCACGCCCGCCTGCAGGACTACGTCACCGGCATCGTGAAGCGCTTCGCCGACGACCCGCGCGTGCTGGCGTGGGACATCTGGAACGAGCCTGACAACGGCCCCGAGGTCGCGCTGTGCGATCCGCTCCAGCTCAAGGCCAAGGCGGACCTCGTCGTGCCGCTGCTGGTCGCCGCGTTCGGCTGGGCGCGCGACGCGCACCCGACGCAGCCCCTGACCAGCGGCATCTGGCTCGGCGACTGGTCGGTCCCCGACCTGCTCAGCCCGATCCAGCAGGCGCAGACCGGCTACTCCGACGTGATCTCGTTCCACAATTACGGCACCGCGAAGAACTTCCGCCAGCGTCTCAAGTGGCTGAAGGCGATGGGCCGCCCGCTATTGTGCACCGAATTCATGGCGAGGCCCGTCGGCAGCACCTTCGAGGCGATCCTGCCGCTCGCGAAGAAGGCCAAGGTCGGCGCGTTCTGCTGGGGCCTCGTCCAGGGCAAGACCCAGACGCATTTGCCGTGGGACAGCTGGGCCGATCCCCGTCTCGTGGACCGCGGCGAGCCGTGGTTCCACGACATCTTCGACAAGGCCGGCGTGCCGCACGACGCGACCGAGGTCGAGTTTATCCGCAAGCTGACCGAGCTGGAGCCGCTCAAGGGCTGA
- a CDS encoding HPP family protein produces MNFFRPILAGATLPDRLIACLGAAIAIALTVVICAALPLTAADLPVIVAPLGASAVLVFAVPSSPLAQPWSVIGGNVLSTLVGVTAFQLIPDLALAAGIAVGGAILVMSLLRCLHPPGGAAALTAVIGSQGIHAAGFGFAFAPVGINSVALVGLAMLFHRLRAHSYPHKITVSEASPQVAAFQHADIDAALADMHESFDISREDLDALLDHAERHAAARSNGTVAAGNQPAQRGSNPR; encoded by the coding sequence TTGAACTTCTTCAGGCCGATATTGGCCGGCGCGACCCTGCCGGATCGACTGATCGCGTGCCTCGGCGCGGCGATCGCCATCGCCCTGACCGTCGTCATTTGCGCCGCGCTGCCGCTCACGGCTGCCGACTTGCCGGTCATCGTCGCGCCGCTCGGGGCGTCGGCGGTGCTGGTCTTCGCGGTGCCGTCGAGCCCGCTGGCGCAACCCTGGTCGGTCATCGGCGGCAACGTCCTGTCGACTCTGGTCGGGGTCACCGCATTCCAGTTGATCCCCGACTTGGCGCTGGCCGCAGGCATCGCGGTCGGCGGGGCGATACTGGTCATGTCGCTGCTGCGCTGCCTGCACCCCCCCGGCGGTGCCGCCGCGCTGACCGCCGTGATCGGCAGCCAGGGCATCCACGCGGCAGGCTTCGGCTTCGCCTTCGCCCCGGTCGGCATCAACTCCGTCGCGCTCGTCGGGCTCGCGATGCTTTTCCACCGGCTCAGGGCCCACAGCTACCCCCACAAGATCACAGTTTCCGAAGCCTCGCCGCAGGTGGCGGCGTTCCAGCATGCCGACATCGACGCGGCCCTCGCGGACATGCACGAGAGCTTCGACATCAGCCGCGAGGACCTCGATGCGCTGCTCGATCACGCCGAGCGGCACGCGGCGGCGAGGTCGAACGGGACCGTGGCTGCGGGTAATCAGCCTGCTCAACGGGGCTCCAATCCCCGCTGA
- a CDS encoding DHA2 family efflux MFS transporter permease subunit: MIGSTHPPCDRGIATSAGGTGSTDKRIRKLTLAATILGSSMAFIDGSVVNVALPAISRALTADATATGWVVNAYLLLLGSLVLAGGSLADRYGRRRIFMIGVAVFTAASVACGLAPSMPWLILGRAAQGAGAALLTPASLALLGAAYPPESRGKAIGLWAGFGALTMAAGPVFGGWLVDTVSWRAIFLINVPLAIGALLLARAANESRDPATHPLDLPGIATVVAGLAVLTWAVGAGPRQGWLGAPGLGVAAGLVLLGLFVWIEARRGDRAMMPLALFKVRAFAATNALTLMLYFALGGALYFLPFGLIRIGGYSATQAGAALLPFALVMGFGSPLAGALADRWGARLSLGIGPLVAAGGLAWLGATDLGGAYWTALLPALLLLAAGLTMTVAPLTATVMSAVGDEHAGTASGINNAVARVAGLFAVALLGVVFAMTFSGALPAADAKTAGATLDAVMAGRASGGEGSAAFAHALSIVMYAAAGCAAVGGTIAGVMLRNSSGPAVVPPAPKRI, encoded by the coding sequence ATGATCGGCAGCACCCATCCGCCATGCGACCGCGGCATCGCGACTTCAGCGGGCGGCACTGGCAGCACCGACAAGCGGATCCGGAAGCTCACGCTGGCCGCGACGATCCTCGGGTCGAGCATGGCGTTTATCGACGGCTCGGTGGTCAACGTCGCGCTGCCGGCGATCAGCCGGGCGCTGACCGCCGACGCGACCGCGACCGGCTGGGTGGTCAACGCCTACCTGCTGCTGCTCGGCAGTCTCGTGCTGGCGGGCGGTTCGCTCGCCGATCGCTACGGGCGGCGGCGCATATTTATGATCGGGGTCGCTGTGTTCACCGCCGCCTCGGTCGCCTGCGGCCTCGCGCCGTCGATGCCGTGGCTGATCCTCGGCCGAGCGGCGCAGGGAGCCGGCGCGGCGCTGCTGACGCCGGCCAGCCTTGCGCTGCTGGGGGCGGCCTATCCCCCGGAAAGCCGCGGCAAGGCGATCGGCCTGTGGGCCGGGTTCGGCGCGCTGACGATGGCGGCGGGGCCAGTGTTCGGCGGCTGGCTGGTCGATACGGTGTCGTGGCGCGCGATCTTCCTGATCAACGTGCCGCTCGCGATTGGCGCGCTGCTGTTGGCACGCGCGGCAAACGAGAGCCGTGACCCGGCGACCCACCCGCTCGACCTGCCCGGCATCGCGACCGTTGTGGCGGGGTTGGCGGTGCTGACTTGGGCGGTCGGCGCCGGGCCGCGGCAGGGCTGGCTCGGGGCACCCGGGCTCGGCGTCGCCGCCGGCCTCGTGCTGCTCGGCCTCTTCGTCTGGATCGAGGCGCGGCGCGGCGACCGGGCGATGATGCCACTCGCGTTGTTCAAGGTCCGTGCCTTCGCTGCGACCAACGCGCTGACCCTGATGCTGTATTTCGCGCTCGGCGGAGCGCTGTACTTCCTACCGTTCGGGCTGATCCGCATCGGCGGCTATTCGGCCACGCAAGCTGGCGCGGCGCTGCTGCCGTTCGCACTGGTGATGGGGTTTGGATCGCCGCTAGCGGGGGCGCTCGCCGACCGCTGGGGGGCGCGGCTGTCGCTCGGAATCGGGCCGCTGGTCGCGGCGGGTGGGCTGGCATGGCTCGGCGCGACCGATCTTGGCGGTGCTTATTGGACCGCGCTGCTGCCGGCGCTGCTGCTGCTCGCGGCGGGCCTGACGATGACCGTCGCTCCGCTGACCGCGACCGTGATGAGCGCGGTCGGCGACGAGCATGCGGGGACGGCGTCTGGGATCAACAACGCGGTGGCGCGGGTGGCGGGGCTGTTCGCGGTGGCGCTGCTCGGCGTCGTGTTCGCGATGACCTTTTCGGGTGCGCTACCGGCGGCCGATGCGAAGACTGCGGGCGCGACACTCGACGCGGTCATGGCCGGGCGCGCATCGGGAGGCGAGGGCTCTGCCGCCTTCGCCCACGCGCTGAGCATCGTCATGTACGCCGCCGCAGGCTGCGCGGCGGTGGGGGGTACCATCGCAGGTGTGATGCTGCGGAATTCGTCGGGGCCGGCGGTCGTTCCGCCAGCCCCGAAGCGAATTTAG
- the pal gene encoding peptidoglycan-associated lipoprotein Pal yields the protein MRNPILHIGLAAALIATAACTGKKKKDLPPLPPQSTAPADTSGAGTGTQGATDTGVANSNLPGSLSDFVAQSGSDRVLFGYDSYELDDAARGVLGKQAEWLARYGQVKITIEGHTDERGTREYNLALGDRRANAAKNFLAAQGVAASRIATISYGKERPEAEGSDEAAYAKNRRAVTVLLSGATR from the coding sequence ATGCGCAATCCCATCCTCCACATCGGTCTCGCCGCCGCGCTGATCGCCACGGCAGCCTGCACGGGCAAGAAAAAGAAGGACCTGCCGCCGCTGCCACCGCAGTCGACCGCGCCGGCCGACACCAGCGGCGCCGGCACCGGCACCCAGGGCGCGACCGATACCGGCGTCGCCAACTCCAACCTGCCCGGCAGCCTGTCGGACTTCGTCGCCCAGTCGGGCAGCGACCGGGTGCTGTTCGGCTATGACAGCTACGAGCTCGACGACGCGGCCCGCGGCGTCCTCGGCAAGCAGGCCGAGTGGCTGGCGCGCTACGGCCAGGTCAAGATCACCATCGAGGGCCACACCGACGAGCGTGGCACCCGCGAGTACAACCTGGCGCTCGGCGACCGCCGCGCCAACGCCGCCAAGAACTTCCTGGCCGCTCAGGGCGTCGCCGCCAGCCGCATCGCGACGATCAGCTACGGCAAGGAGCGCCCAGAAGCCGAAGGTTCGGACGAGGCGGCCTACGCCAAGAACCGCCGCGCGGTGACGGTGCTGCTCAGCGGCGCGACGCGGTAG
- a CDS encoding YbgC/FadM family acyl-CoA thioesterase, with protein sequence MPSLPASGDFRHGVHHFPVRVYFEDTDLTGVVYHANYLRYMERARSDMLALAGIDQLEVMSGGRGYYAVADLRIAYKRPAKLGDGLEVRSRVLRVRAAAVLSLQQVWRGDEMLTEGHVTAAWLDRNGRPQRQPADRAALFEQMRVDAETADHSSAPADTET encoded by the coding sequence ATGCCGTCCCTCCCCGCTTCCGGCGATTTCCGCCACGGCGTCCACCATTTCCCGGTGCGCGTCTATTTCGAGGACACCGACCTGACCGGCGTGGTCTATCACGCCAACTACCTGCGCTACATGGAGCGTGCTCGCTCCGACATGCTGGCGCTGGCGGGGATCGACCAGCTCGAGGTGATGAGCGGCGGGCGGGGATATTACGCCGTCGCCGACCTGCGTATCGCCTACAAGCGCCCGGCGAAATTGGGCGATGGCCTCGAGGTCCGCAGCCGTGTCCTCCGGGTCCGCGCGGCCGCGGTGTTAAGCCTGCAGCAAGTCTGGCGCGGCGATGAGATGCTCACCGAGGGTCATGTCACCGCGGCGTGGCTCGATCGCAACGGGCGGCCGCAGCGGCAACCCGCCGACCGGGCGGCGCTGTTCGAACAAATGCGCGTCGACGCTGAAACCGCGGATCATAGTTCCGCACCCGCCGATACGGAGACCTGA
- the tolB gene encoding Tol-Pal system beta propeller repeat protein TolB, with the protein MRLICPSLLVLLLAAAPAAAVIRVDINTGLAQPLPIAVPGFATPDAASTVAGTTAALGGQVAQVIAADLGSSGLFRPLDPAAYTTTVTMPDTTAPQYAAWRTIAAQALITGSVTANADGGITLACYAYDVFAGTELARQGFVTPAANWRRAAHKCADLVYSRLTGEGGYFDSRIVYVSETGPKTKRIKRLAVMDQDGAGHRFLTNGQSLVLTPRFAPNQQTITYMSFANNRPRVWVYTIGTGKQEAVGDFPNMSFAPRFSPDGSNLVFSMAIGGNTDVYRMDLGSRKLTRLTTGPGIDTAPSYSPDGSKIVFESDRGGTQQVYVMNADGSGQQRISFGEGRYATPVWSPRGDLVAFTKLGGGQFRIGVMRPDGGGERLLTNSYQDEGPTWSPNGRVVLFFRTLAGRAGTVDLYSVDLSGQNERKIRTPLDGSDPAWSPLLP; encoded by the coding sequence ATGCGCTTGATTTGTCCCTCTCTCCTTGTCCTCCTCCTCGCCGCCGCGCCCGCGGCGGCCGTGATCCGGGTCGACATCAACACCGGCCTTGCCCAGCCGCTGCCGATAGCGGTGCCCGGCTTCGCGACGCCCGACGCCGCCTCGACGGTTGCCGGCACCACCGCGGCGCTCGGCGGACAGGTCGCGCAGGTCATCGCCGCCGACCTCGGCAGTTCGGGGCTGTTCCGCCCGCTCGACCCCGCCGCCTACACGACGACGGTGACCATGCCCGACACCACCGCACCCCAGTACGCGGCCTGGCGGACGATCGCGGCGCAGGCGCTGATCACCGGCAGCGTCACTGCGAACGCGGATGGCGGCATCACGCTGGCCTGCTACGCCTATGACGTGTTCGCGGGCACCGAGCTGGCGCGCCAGGGCTTCGTCACGCCCGCGGCCAACTGGCGCCGCGCCGCACACAAGTGCGCCGACCTCGTCTATTCCCGGCTGACCGGCGAGGGCGGCTATTTCGACAGCCGCATCGTGTATGTCTCGGAGACCGGTCCCAAGACCAAGCGCATCAAGCGACTCGCGGTAATGGACCAGGACGGTGCTGGCCACCGCTTCCTGACCAACGGCCAGAGCCTCGTGCTGACGCCGCGCTTCGCGCCGAACCAGCAGACGATCACCTACATGAGCTTCGCCAACAACCGCCCGCGGGTCTGGGTCTACACGATCGGCACCGGCAAGCAGGAGGCGGTCGGCGACTTCCCCAACATGAGCTTCGCCCCGCGCTTCTCGCCCGATGGGTCGAACCTGGTGTTCTCGATGGCGATTGGCGGCAACACCGACGTCTATCGGATGGACCTTGGCAGCCGCAAGCTGACCCGCCTGACTACCGGACCCGGCATCGACACCGCACCGAGCTATTCCCCCGACGGCAGCAAGATCGTCTTCGAGAGCGACCGCGGCGGCACGCAGCAGGTCTATGTGATGAACGCCGACGGCTCCGGCCAGCAGCGCATCTCGTTCGGCGAGGGCCGGTACGCGACCCCGGTGTGGAGCCCGCGCGGCGACCTTGTGGCGTTCACCAAGCTCGGCGGCGGCCAGTTCCGGATTGGCGTCATGCGCCCCGACGGCGGTGGCGAGCGCCTGCTCACCAATTCGTACCAGGACGAAGGCCCGACATGGTCCCCCAATGGTCGCGTCGTGCTGTTCTTCCGGACCCTCGCGGGGCGCGCCGGCACGGTTGACTTGTATTCGGTCGACCTGTCGGGGCAGAACGAGCGGAAGATCAGGACTCCCCTCGATGGGTCCGATCCGGCATGGTCGCCGTTATTGCCGTAA
- the acnA gene encoding aconitate hydratase AcnA, translating into MTAIGHDSLNTRRTLTVDGKDYEYYSLTAAADVLGDASRLPYSMKVLFENLLRFEDGETVTRTDLEAMVQWASDRRSDREIAYRPARVLMQDFTGVPCVVDLAAMRDAMTKLGGDPAKINPMIPVDLVIDHSVMVDEFGTPQAFEDNMDLEYARNIERYEFLRWGSSALKGFRVVPPGTGICHQVNLEYLAQTVWTSEDKDGKLHAYPDTLVGTDSHTTMVNALGVLGWGVGGIEAEAAMLGQPVSMLIPEVVGFKMDGTLPEGVTATDLVLTVTQMLRAKGVVGRFVEFYGPGLDSLGLADRATIANMAPEYGATCGFFPVDQATINYLRLSGREQHRIELVEAYARAQGMWRDNTSVDPVFTDTLHLDLSTVQPSLAGPRRPQDRVLLSQADEAFETELASGYKKGGAGNLERFSVAGSEFDLGHGDVVIAAITSCTNTSNPNVLVAAGLVARKARALGLKSKPWVKTSLAPGSKVVTDYFAVSKLQDDLDYLGFNLVGYGCTTCIGNSGPLPEAISESIATNDLVAVSVLSGNRNFEGRVSPDVRANYLASPPLVVAYALAGTIRNDMITHPLGQTPEGKDVFLKDIWPTNQEVTDMVLSSVTADMFRNRYADVFTGDERWQGIKVEGGATYRWNPASTYVQNPPYFEGMTMTAVGVDDITGARPLAIFGDSITTDHISPAGSIKEASPAGRYLNDRQVSRQEFNSYGARRGNHEIMMRGTFANIRIRNEMVPGVEGGVTRYVPTGEQLAIFDAAEQYRAAGTPLVIVAGKEYGTGSSRDWAAKGTTLLGVRAVIAESFERIHRSNLVGMGVLPLQFVEGTDRKSLGFDGSETFDIGGVGSLKPRQDVTVHFTRADGTTGEFQTRCRIDTQQELDYFYAGGILPYVLRKLAA; encoded by the coding sequence ATGACCGCCATCGGACACGACAGCCTCAACACCCGCCGCACGCTGACGGTCGATGGCAAGGACTATGAATACTACAGCCTGACCGCTGCCGCCGACGTGCTCGGCGATGCGAGCCGCCTGCCCTATTCGATGAAGGTCCTGTTCGAGAACCTGCTGCGCTTTGAGGACGGCGAGACTGTTACCCGCACCGACCTCGAGGCGATGGTGCAGTGGGCGAGCGACCGCCGCTCCGACCGCGAGATCGCCTACCGCCCGGCGCGCGTGCTGATGCAGGACTTCACCGGCGTGCCCTGCGTCGTCGACCTTGCCGCGATGCGCGACGCGATGACCAAGCTCGGCGGCGACCCGGCCAAGATCAACCCGATGATCCCGGTCGACCTCGTCATCGATCACTCGGTGATGGTCGATGAGTTCGGCACGCCCCAGGCGTTCGAGGACAACATGGACCTCGAATACGCCCGCAACATCGAGCGCTACGAATTCCTGCGCTGGGGCTCGTCGGCGCTGAAGGGCTTCCGCGTCGTGCCGCCCGGCACCGGCATCTGCCACCAGGTCAACCTTGAGTATCTCGCCCAGACGGTGTGGACGAGCGAGGACAAGGACGGCAAGCTCCACGCCTACCCCGACACGCTCGTCGGCACGGACAGCCACACGACGATGGTCAACGCGCTCGGCGTGCTCGGCTGGGGCGTCGGCGGCATCGAGGCCGAGGCGGCGATGCTCGGCCAGCCGGTCAGCATGCTGATCCCGGAGGTCGTCGGCTTCAAGATGGACGGCACGCTGCCGGAGGGCGTAACCGCCACCGACCTCGTGCTGACCGTCACCCAGATGCTCCGCGCCAAGGGCGTCGTCGGCCGTTTCGTCGAGTTCTACGGCCCGGGCCTCGACAGCCTCGGCCTCGCCGACCGCGCCACCATCGCCAACATGGCCCCCGAGTACGGCGCGACCTGCGGCTTTTTCCCGGTTGACCAGGCGACGATCAACTACCTTCGCCTGTCGGGCCGCGAGCAGCACCGCATCGAGCTGGTAGAGGCCTATGCCCGCGCCCAGGGCATGTGGCGCGACAACACCAGCGTCGACCCGGTGTTCACCGACACGCTCCACCTCGACCTGTCGACCGTGCAGCCGTCGCTGGCGGGCCCGCGCCGCCCGCAGGACCGCGTCCTGCTGAGCCAGGCCGACGAGGCCTTCGAAACCGAGCTCGCCAGCGGCTACAAGAAGGGTGGCGCCGGCAACCTCGAGCGCTTCTCGGTCGCCGGCTCGGAGTTCGACCTCGGCCACGGCGACGTCGTCATCGCGGCGATCACCAGCTGCACCAACACCTCCAACCCGAACGTGCTGGTCGCCGCGGGCCTCGTGGCGCGCAAGGCCCGGGCGCTCGGCCTGAAGTCGAAGCCGTGGGTCAAGACCAGCCTCGCGCCGGGGTCGAAGGTCGTCACCGACTATTTCGCGGTGTCGAAGCTGCAGGACGACCTCGACTATCTCGGCTTCAACCTCGTCGGCTACGGCTGCACGACCTGCATCGGCAACTCCGGGCCGTTGCCCGAGGCGATCAGCGAATCGATCGCGACCAACGACCTCGTCGCCGTCTCGGTGCTGTCGGGGAACCGCAACTTCGAGGGCCGGGTGTCGCCCGACGTGCGCGCCAATTACCTCGCGTCGCCGCCGCTGGTCGTCGCCTACGCGCTGGCTGGAACCATCCGCAACGACATGATCACCCACCCGCTCGGCCAGACGCCGGAGGGCAAGGACGTCTTCCTGAAGGACATCTGGCCCACCAACCAGGAAGTCACCGACATGGTGCTGTCCTCGGTCACGGCCGACATGTTCCGCAACCGCTACGCCGACGTGTTCACCGGCGACGAGCGCTGGCAGGGGATCAAGGTCGAGGGCGGCGCGACCTACCGCTGGAATCCCGCCAGCACCTACGTCCAGAACCCGCCCTATTTCGAGGGCATGACGATGACCGCGGTCGGGGTGGATGACATCACCGGCGCGCGGCCGCTGGCGATCTTCGGCGACTCAATCACCACCGACCACATCTCGCCCGCCGGCAGCATCAAGGAAGCCTCGCCCGCCGGCCGCTACCTGAACGACCGCCAGGTCAGCCGGCAGGAGTTCAACTCCTACGGTGCCCGCCGCGGCAACCACGAGATCATGATGCGCGGCACCTTCGCCAACATTCGCATCCGGAACGAGATGGTCCCCGGCGTCGAAGGCGGTGTCACCCGCTACGTGCCGACCGGCGAGCAGCTGGCGATCTTCGATGCCGCCGAGCAATACCGCGCCGCCGGCACCCCGCTGGTGATCGTCGCCGGCAAGGAATACGGCACCGGCTCGTCACGCGACTGGGCCGCCAAGGGCACCACGCTCCTGGGTGTCCGCGCCGTCATTGCCGAATCGTTCGAGCGCATCCACCGCTCCAACCTCGTCGGCATGGGCGTGCTGCCGCTGCAGTTCGTCGAGGGCACAGACCGCAAGTCGCTCGGCTTCGACGGGTCCGAGACCTTCGACATCGGCGGCGTCGGCTCGCTCAAGCCGCGCCAGGACGTCACCGTGCACTTTACCCGCGCCGATGGCACCACCGGCGAGTTCCAGACCCGCTGTCGCATCGATACCCAGCAGGAGCTCGACTATTTCTACGCTGGCGGCATCCTGCCCTACGTCCTGAGGAAGCTTGCGGCGTAA
- a CDS encoding TonB C-terminal domain-containing protein — MTERQALIGAGVAHILLFAALSLGWSMMKQPAQIEEAIPVELVDVAPETHVTEKPQPSKAAAPQETAAPAPQPDIPEPKPTPPVPVPEAVPPPEPKPVEKPTPPKPVEKPKPVEKPKPEKPKPVKAEPKPERLDTAELSNLIDKALPKAPKKVRDPSAFAKSIALSIPKSAKLDARATASLAAAIRAQIAPCWNPPIGGSGVGKMTVVLGIQLAQDGSVVGRPTVLGQTGATSGNAGYAKAFADTAVRAVLRCAPLKLPADMFDAWKSFELNFDPSEMT, encoded by the coding sequence ATGACCGAACGTCAGGCGCTGATCGGCGCCGGTGTCGCGCACATCCTGCTGTTCGCGGCGCTGTCGCTCGGCTGGTCGATGATGAAGCAGCCGGCACAGATTGAGGAAGCGATCCCGGTCGAGCTCGTCGACGTCGCTCCCGAGACGCACGTCACGGAGAAGCCGCAGCCGTCCAAGGCGGCCGCGCCGCAGGAGACCGCCGCGCCCGCTCCACAGCCCGACATTCCCGAACCGAAGCCGACCCCGCCCGTCCCGGTCCCCGAGGCCGTGCCGCCGCCCGAGCCCAAGCCCGTCGAGAAGCCGACCCCGCCGAAGCCGGTCGAGAAACCCAAGCCGGTCGAAAAGCCGAAGCCGGAAAAGCCCAAGCCGGTGAAGGCCGAGCCCAAGCCCGAGCGGCTCGACACCGCCGAGCTCAGCAACCTTATCGACAAGGCGCTGCCCAAGGCACCGAAGAAAGTCCGCGACCCCAGCGCCTTCGCCAAGTCGATCGCGCTGTCGATCCCGAAGTCGGCCAAGCTCGACGCTCGCGCCACCGCCAGCCTGGCGGCCGCCATCCGCGCCCAGATCGCGCCGTGCTGGAACCCGCCGATCGGCGGCAGCGGCGTCGGCAAGATGACCGTCGTGCTCGGCATCCAGCTGGCGCAGGACGGCAGCGTCGTCGGGCGCCCGACCGTGCTCGGCCAGACCGGCGCGACCAGCGGCAACGCCGGCTATGCCAAGGCCTTCGCCGACACTGCCGTCCGCGCCGTGCTCCGTTGCGCGCCCCTCAAGCTGCCCGCCGACATGTTCGACGCGTGGAAATCGTTCGAGCTGAATTTCGACCCGAGCGAGATGACGTGA